One part of the Candidatus Methylomirabilota bacterium genome encodes these proteins:
- a CDS encoding DUF2207 domain-containing protein, with the protein MRRRWPAVAAVLGLLLSTSAAAAQGRSFAIERFAVALDVHPDGSLAVQETLTIDFRGRHHGVFRLIPVRYMRHGAEFALRLDDVIVLDEAHQPLRTEVTYPGRYVRIKAWVPGAENATRTVRILYRVRRGLLFFDDHDELYWNVTGDEWEVPIRQVEGRVALPGGAAAAPVQVQAYTGPRGATGADYSEERRPEGVVFRTTRPLRPHEGLTIVVGWPPGVVARPSAWREAWWLAVDHWPLALPLLTLGAMSLVWRAYGRDPASNRSIKPEYGPPPGLAPAEAGALIDEQAEPRDAVATLVDLAVRGYLHIERVEGDGRDFLFRRVKPLAGDVTLTPIERFVLQKVFGEELTLRDRHLSELRRNYDYVFGPIRDAIYRTLVERSLFPASPYWIRQGWGVAGIVLLFVAGALLIALDRFAPLGWPLPAGVALSGAVVLAFARIMPRRTWRGVRLLTPLRGFQEFLERAEKDRLERLPGDTLHRWLPWAIALGVSERWIFNWQGLRVEAPTWYDGRGPFTLPGYSRDLDAFGRQNEDALLTSRRAGGGSGDGAGGGSSGFSGGSSGGGGGGGGGGTF; encoded by the coding sequence GTGCGTCGTCGCTGGCCCGCAGTCGCCGCCGTCCTCGGCCTCCTCCTCTCGACGTCCGCCGCAGCCGCCCAGGGCCGCTCGTTCGCGATCGAACGGTTCGCGGTGGCGCTCGACGTCCATCCCGACGGAAGCCTCGCGGTCCAGGAGACGCTCACCATCGACTTCCGGGGCCGGCACCACGGCGTGTTCCGGCTCATTCCCGTCCGCTACATGCGCCACGGCGCCGAGTTCGCGCTCCGGCTCGACGACGTGATCGTCCTCGACGAGGCGCACCAGCCCCTGCGCACGGAGGTCACCTACCCCGGCCGCTACGTGCGCATCAAGGCCTGGGTGCCGGGCGCCGAGAACGCGACGAGAACCGTGCGCATCCTCTACCGCGTGCGCCGTGGTCTGCTCTTCTTCGACGACCACGACGAGCTCTACTGGAACGTCACCGGTGACGAGTGGGAGGTGCCCATTCGCCAGGTGGAGGGCCGGGTCGCGCTCCCCGGGGGGGCGGCCGCCGCGCCCGTGCAGGTGCAGGCCTACACCGGCCCGCGCGGCGCGACCGGCGCCGACTACAGCGAGGAACGGCGCCCCGAGGGCGTCGTGTTTCGCACGACCCGACCGCTGCGGCCGCACGAGGGCCTCACCATTGTGGTGGGCTGGCCGCCCGGCGTCGTGGCCCGCCCCTCCGCCTGGCGCGAGGCGTGGTGGCTCGCCGTGGACCACTGGCCGCTGGCGCTGCCGCTCCTGACGCTCGGCGCGATGAGCCTGGTGTGGCGCGCATACGGCCGCGATCCCGCATCGAACCGGTCCATCAAGCCCGAGTATGGGCCACCGCCGGGGCTGGCGCCGGCGGAGGCCGGCGCGCTCATCGACGAGCAGGCCGAGCCCCGCGACGCCGTCGCCACGCTCGTCGACCTCGCCGTGCGCGGGTACCTCCACATCGAGCGGGTGGAGGGTGACGGCCGGGACTTCCTCTTTCGCCGCGTCAAGCCCCTGGCGGGCGATGTCACGCTCACGCCGATCGAGCGCTTCGTGCTACAAAAGGTGTTCGGCGAGGAGCTGACGCTCCGCGACCGTCACCTCTCGGAGCTCCGCCGCAACTACGACTACGTCTTCGGTCCCATCCGCGACGCGATCTACCGGACCCTGGTGGAGCGCAGCCTGTTCCCGGCCTCACCCTACTGGATCCGCCAGGGCTGGGGCGTGGCCGGCATCGTCCTGCTCTTCGTCGCCGGAGCGCTGCTCATCGCGCTGGACCGTTTCGCTCCGCTCGGCTGGCCGCTGCCGGCCGGCGTAGCCCTGAGCGGCGCCGTCGTCCTTGCCTTCGCGCGCATCATGCCGCGTCGGACGTGGCGGGGGGTGCGGTTGCTCACGCCACTCCGCGGCTTCCAGGAGTTCCTCGAGCGGGCCGAGAAGGACCGCCTCGAGCGTCTGCCCGGCGACACGTTGCACCGCTGGCTGCCCTGGGCCATCGCGCTCGGGGTGAGCGAGCGGTGGATCTTCAACTGGCAGGGTCTTCGGGTGGAGGCGCCCACGTGGTACGACGGGCGGGGGCCGTTCACGCTGCCCGGCTACTCCCGCGACCTCGACGCCTTCGGCCGCCAGAACGAGGACGCGCTCCTCACCAGCCGGCGCGCCGGCGGCGGCAGCGGCGACGGGGCCGGCGGCGGCTCCAGCGGGTTTTCGGGCGGATCGTCGGGCGGCGGCGGCGGCGGGGGCGGCGGGGGGACGTTTTAA
- a CDS encoding LemA family protein, producing the protein MTLAGWIFLAIIVALVWLGIATYNRLVGLRQRSAEAWSDIDVQLKRRTDLVPNLVETVKGYAAHERSTLEQVVRARGAAVAATTPEARAQAENALTGALRQLFALAESYPELKANVNFQALQHSLTEIEEAVQNARRYYNAVARDLNTAIDSFPSNLIASFFRFARRAYFELDRPEDRQVPRVSFGS; encoded by the coding sequence ATGACCCTGGCCGGCTGGATTTTTCTCGCGATCATCGTGGCGCTGGTCTGGCTCGGCATCGCGACCTACAACCGGCTCGTCGGCCTGCGCCAGCGCTCCGCGGAGGCGTGGTCCGACATCGACGTGCAGCTCAAGCGCCGCACGGACCTCGTGCCCAACCTCGTGGAAACGGTCAAGGGGTACGCCGCCCACGAGCGGTCGACCCTCGAGCAGGTGGTGCGCGCCCGCGGCGCCGCCGTGGCCGCCACCACCCCCGAGGCGCGCGCGCAGGCGGAGAACGCGCTCACCGGCGCGCTCCGCCAGCTCTTCGCCCTGGCCGAGAGCTACCCGGAGCTCAAGGCCAACGTGAATTTCCAGGCGCTGCAGCACTCGCTGACGGAGATCGAGGAGGCGGTGCAGAACGCCCGCCGCTACTACAACGCGGTTGCCCGCGACCTCAACACCGCCATCGACAGCTTCCCGTCGAACCTGATCGCGTCCTTCTTCCGCTTCGCCCGGCGGGCCTACTTCGAGCTGGACCGTCCGGAGGACCGGCAGGTCCCCCGCGTGAGCTTCGGGAGCTGA